A genomic window from Synechococcus sp. WH 8016 includes:
- a CDS encoding DUF565 domain-containing protein: MTTHLTRYEQFQRRIGVQLTQALTGSWRRRSLGVLSLLLGFLLGSNFTMYWFQRVGQRPFVVLTMVIVIELLVRARTYVKREPWPIGWLAIDNIRIGAVFSVVFEAFKLGS; this comes from the coding sequence ATGACGACCCATCTCACCCGCTATGAACAGTTTCAGAGACGGATTGGTGTTCAACTCACCCAAGCGCTAACGGGATCTTGGCGTCGCCGGAGCCTGGGTGTTCTCTCCCTGCTGCTGGGGTTCCTTTTGGGCAGCAACTTCACCATGTATTGGTTTCAACGCGTCGGTCAACGTCCGTTTGTGGTGCTCACCATGGTGATCGTCATTGAGCTGTTGGTGCGAGCAAGGACCTATGTGAAACGGGAACCCTGGCCGATTGGTTGGCTCGCGATCGACAACATCCGGATTGGAGCTGTCTTTTCAGTTGTGTTTGAGGCCTTCAAGCTTGGTTCTTGA
- the ftsH gene encoding ATP-dependent zinc metalloprotease FtsH has translation MSSGPEDREIIVSQASGSDAKEKPTNPFARFKSDPPPSYSELLTQISAGKVKDLQLVPARREVIVEYDDGRNATVPTLANDQMILRTAEAAGVPLTVKDVRQEQALAGLAGNLALIVLIVVGLSFLLRRSAQAANKAMGFGRSQARIRPQDEITVRFEDVAGISEAKEELQEVVTFLKQPESFIRLGARIPRGVLLVGPPGTGKTLLAKAIAGEAGVPFFSIAASEFVELFVGVGASRVRDLFRKAKEKSPCIIFIDEIDAVGRQRGAGIGGGNDEREQTLNQLLTEMDGFADNSGVILLAATNRADVLDTALMRPGRFDRRIYVDLPDRKGREAILAVHARSRPLSDDVSLADWALRTPGFSGADLANLINEAAILTARNESSFVGSSELEAALERITMGLSASPLQDSAKKRLIAYHEIGHALVAAHTPHADPVDKVTLLPRSGGVGGFTRFFPDEEVIDSGLVSKAYLRARLVMALGGRAAEMVVFGPGEITQGASGDLQMVSHLAREMVTRFGFSSLGPVALEGGDQEVFLGRDLIHTRPSYAESTGKAIDACVRQLAIQALDAAITLLEPRREVMDRLVEALIAEETLSSSRFYELAGLDHPQNGENRLIENNSHQPVLAQKPAAT, from the coding sequence GTGAGTTCAGGTCCGGAAGATCGTGAAATCATTGTCTCCCAGGCATCTGGGAGCGATGCCAAGGAAAAGCCCACCAATCCTTTTGCTCGCTTTAAATCGGATCCACCGCCGAGTTACAGCGAGTTATTGACGCAAATTTCAGCGGGAAAAGTCAAAGATCTGCAATTGGTTCCTGCGCGTCGGGAAGTAATTGTGGAATACGACGATGGTCGCAACGCCACGGTTCCCACCCTGGCGAACGATCAAATGATTTTGCGCACAGCCGAAGCCGCTGGCGTTCCCCTGACGGTGAAGGATGTTCGTCAGGAACAGGCCTTGGCTGGGTTGGCTGGAAATTTGGCCCTGATCGTTCTGATTGTGGTGGGCCTTTCCTTTCTTCTCCGGCGCTCAGCGCAGGCCGCCAATAAGGCCATGGGCTTTGGGCGCAGCCAAGCGCGGATCCGCCCTCAAGATGAAATCACCGTTCGATTTGAGGACGTTGCCGGAATTAGCGAAGCCAAGGAAGAACTCCAAGAGGTTGTGACCTTCTTGAAGCAACCGGAGAGTTTTATTCGTTTGGGTGCGCGCATCCCTCGGGGGGTGTTGCTGGTGGGACCGCCAGGGACGGGAAAAACATTGCTTGCCAAGGCCATCGCTGGGGAGGCAGGGGTGCCGTTTTTCTCCATCGCGGCCTCTGAATTTGTTGAGCTGTTTGTGGGTGTGGGTGCCAGTCGTGTGCGCGATCTGTTTCGCAAAGCCAAGGAAAAATCGCCTTGCATCATTTTTATTGATGAAATTGATGCCGTTGGTCGTCAACGCGGTGCAGGAATTGGTGGAGGAAATGATGAGCGCGAGCAAACCCTCAATCAGCTGTTAACTGAAATGGATGGTTTTGCGGATAATTCAGGCGTCATCCTGCTTGCTGCCACCAACAGGGCTGATGTGCTCGATACGGCATTGATGCGTCCCGGCCGGTTTGATCGTCGTATTTACGTTGATCTGCCCGACCGCAAGGGGCGTGAGGCGATTCTTGCCGTTCATGCCCGCAGTCGGCCGCTTTCAGACGACGTGTCTCTGGCGGATTGGGCCTTAAGAACCCCAGGCTTTTCCGGTGCTGACCTCGCCAATCTCATCAATGAGGCTGCGATCCTGACGGCGCGAAATGAAAGCTCTTTTGTGGGGAGCTCTGAATTAGAAGCAGCGCTCGAACGCATCACGATGGGGTTGTCTGCCTCTCCTTTGCAAGACAGTGCCAAGAAACGGCTGATTGCTTATCACGAAATTGGCCATGCCCTGGTGGCAGCCCATACGCCTCACGCCGATCCCGTCGACAAAGTGACGTTGCTTCCCCGCAGTGGCGGTGTGGGCGGATTCACCCGATTTTTCCCTGATGAGGAGGTGATTGACTCCGGCTTGGTCAGCAAGGCTTATTTGCGGGCCCGTCTTGTGATGGCTCTGGGTGGTCGTGCTGCTGAGATGGTGGTGTTTGGACCAGGTGAGATCACCCAGGGAGCGAGTGGAGACCTGCAAATGGTGTCTCATCTCGCCAGAGAAATGGTGACTCGCTTTGGATTTTCTTCTTTGGGGCCCGTTGCTCTTGAAGGTGGAGATCAGGAGGTGTTCCTTGGCAGAGATCTCATTCATACGCGTCCCTCTTATGCGGAAAGCACAGGGAAAGCGATTGATGCCTGCGTCCGCCAGCTGGCAATCCAGGCTCTCGATGCGGCGATCACCCTGTTGGAACCTCGTCGCGAGGTGATGGATCGTCTTGTTGAGGCGTTGATTGCGGAAGAAACACTATCGAGTTCTCGCTTCTATGAATTAGCTGGCCTGGATCATCCTCAAAACGGAGAGAATCGATTGATAGAAAATAATTCTCATCAACCTGTTCTGGCTCAGAAGC
- a CDS encoding kinase, producing the protein MVLDPLQMAPKGWPLLLESLGWSDPELWWSHWQQRGGFELARRVWPADVKDQWLLGVALPLLSQAESLLQMGGRPLLGLSALPGCGKTTLCDWLVHASSELGWSIAFLSIDDFYWPGPELDRRMAGNPWGVPRAIPGSHDLELMATALDQWRETGELLAPRFDKSLRDGRGDRSEWVRSTPDLVVLEGWFVGVLVSDQASEAENIHSLALTTEELVYRQQLFRLVPDYAPIWNRIDKLWHLKAQSGTSSRLWKRQQVETQAKTTGVHVSESAVQDFVRMIETAFPAAWLQDLHQSDVVIDLTNQRAVREITLK; encoded by the coding sequence TTGGTTCTTGACCCGTTGCAAATGGCTCCCAAGGGTTGGCCTTTGCTCCTTGAATCCTTGGGCTGGTCAGATCCCGAACTCTGGTGGAGCCATTGGCAGCAACGCGGTGGTTTCGAGCTTGCGCGTCGCGTCTGGCCCGCGGACGTAAAAGATCAATGGCTGCTGGGAGTGGCCTTGCCATTGCTTTCACAGGCCGAGTCTCTCTTGCAGATGGGTGGCCGTCCTTTGCTCGGATTGAGTGCGCTCCCTGGATGCGGAAAAACCACGCTTTGCGATTGGCTTGTGCACGCCAGCTCGGAGTTGGGATGGTCGATCGCGTTCCTTTCGATCGATGATTTTTATTGGCCTGGTCCAGAGCTTGATCGACGGATGGCAGGAAATCCCTGGGGAGTGCCCAGGGCCATACCGGGGAGTCACGATCTGGAGTTGATGGCCACAGCGCTCGATCAATGGCGAGAGACGGGGGAGTTATTGGCCCCTCGCTTTGATAAATCCCTTCGCGACGGTCGCGGGGATCGCAGTGAATGGGTCCGCTCCACCCCTGATTTAGTGGTTTTGGAGGGATGGTTCGTTGGCGTTCTCGTTTCCGATCAGGCTTCTGAGGCAGAAAACATCCATTCACTCGCGCTGACGACGGAAGAGCTTGTGTATCGCCAACAGCTCTTTCGTCTCGTACCTGACTATGCACCGATTTGGAATCGGATCGATAAGCTCTGGCACCTCAAAGCGCAGAGCGGCACTTCAAGTCGGCTCTGGAAGCGCCAGCAGGTCGAGACCCAAGCCAAAACAACGGGAGTTCACGTGTCTGAATCCGCTGTTCAAGATTTTGTTCGGATGATTGAAACGGCATTTCCAGCAGCTTGGTTGCAGGATCTGCATCAATCTGATGTTGTGATCGATCTCACGAACCAACGCGCTGTTCGTGAGATCACCTTGAAATGA
- the recJ gene encoding single-stranded-DNA-specific exonuclease RecJ, which yields MPSAVSVQQWQLPRGIDPGALDAVPLPLPLKALLFRRGLTEPDQVHALLSDSPLPKPDGHFPELDKAVQRLHQACLTAESVAICGDYDADGMTSTALLLRTLRTLGAEPQAAIPSRMADGYGLNCSMVNELHADGVRLIVTVDNGVAAHEALSRAEDLGIEVVLTDHHTLPKTRPKALALIHPATTPEHSPYRGLAGVGLAYVVARELAERMRQPAAIASARDLFCIGTVADMAPLTGANRTLLREGLLHLHRSNCPGVRALQQLAGLGDRPLRADDIGFQLAPRINAVGRIGDPQLVVDLLTADDQNSAIELGRQCDSLNRQRRELCDAIEAEALALLESDRDPLPPFLLLAQGHWHHGVIGIVAARLMERFQRPTALLAADGDGLMRASVRAPEGFAVDKALDHCTALLERHGGHPAAGGFTVKAEHVHRLHEELNGLAQSWIQTRGEGILVAPEALLSLSAINHDLWSALLSLEPFGIGHPAPLFWSRGCKVISQRLLRGGHLKLTLGQGDCEREAIAWRWQQTQPLPAIVDVAYRISLNRWQGEAKLQLEIQALREHHACLDLHRGLGVYRCTSPDDATVEIENPSGERLSGLINRNGVFETEDSRAGHPYVADLIRDACIGLGLLP from the coding sequence TTGCCGTCTGCCGTGTCCGTTCAGCAATGGCAACTACCGAGGGGCATTGACCCCGGGGCTTTGGATGCGGTTCCACTGCCTCTTCCCCTCAAGGCCTTGCTGTTCCGCCGTGGTCTGACAGAACCAGATCAGGTCCATGCACTTCTGAGTGATTCACCCCTCCCAAAACCTGATGGCCACTTCCCCGAATTGGACAAGGCCGTCCAACGCTTGCATCAGGCCTGTTTAACGGCAGAGAGCGTTGCGATCTGTGGCGACTACGACGCCGATGGCATGACAAGCACTGCGCTGTTGCTTCGCACCTTGCGCACCTTGGGCGCGGAACCCCAAGCCGCGATCCCAAGCCGCATGGCTGATGGCTACGGCTTGAACTGCTCGATGGTGAATGAGCTCCACGCCGATGGAGTCCGGCTCATTGTCACTGTCGATAACGGAGTGGCAGCCCATGAGGCCCTGAGCAGGGCAGAGGATCTGGGCATCGAGGTGGTGCTAACCGATCACCACACGCTCCCAAAGACACGCCCCAAAGCTCTCGCCTTGATTCATCCGGCTACCACCCCGGAACACTCTCCCTATCGCGGATTAGCCGGCGTTGGTCTCGCCTACGTCGTAGCGCGCGAACTCGCAGAACGCATGCGCCAGCCAGCGGCCATCGCCAGTGCTCGTGATTTGTTTTGCATTGGAACGGTGGCCGACATGGCACCGCTGACAGGCGCCAACAGAACCCTTCTCAGAGAAGGATTGCTTCATCTCCATCGAAGCAACTGCCCAGGAGTGCGCGCCCTACAGCAACTTGCAGGACTCGGCGATCGCCCCCTGCGCGCTGATGACATCGGTTTTCAACTGGCCCCCAGAATCAACGCGGTGGGACGGATTGGCGATCCCCAGTTGGTGGTGGATTTGCTCACCGCAGACGACCAAAACAGCGCCATTGAGCTGGGCCGCCAATGCGACAGTCTCAACCGACAGCGACGAGAGCTCTGCGATGCCATTGAGGCCGAGGCCCTGGCCTTATTGGAGTCTGACCGTGATCCCTTACCACCGTTTCTTCTGCTCGCCCAAGGCCACTGGCATCACGGCGTGATTGGCATCGTTGCGGCACGATTGATGGAACGATTTCAACGCCCAACCGCCTTGCTAGCTGCGGATGGCGACGGCCTGATGCGGGCCTCGGTTCGTGCACCCGAAGGGTTCGCTGTCGACAAAGCCCTCGACCACTGCACCGCTCTATTGGAACGCCATGGTGGCCACCCCGCCGCAGGTGGATTCACGGTGAAAGCCGAGCACGTGCATCGCCTCCATGAGGAGCTCAATGGCTTGGCTCAGTCCTGGATCCAAACGCGTGGGGAGGGAATTCTTGTGGCACCAGAAGCCCTCCTCTCGCTCTCAGCGATCAATCACGACCTGTGGTCGGCGTTGCTTTCTCTTGAACCCTTTGGAATCGGCCATCCAGCGCCATTGTTTTGGTCGAGAGGCTGCAAGGTGATCTCCCAACGGTTGCTGCGCGGCGGACACCTGAAACTCACCCTGGGGCAGGGAGATTGTGAAAGGGAAGCCATCGCTTGGCGCTGGCAGCAAACCCAACCCCTGCCAGCGATCGTGGATGTTGCCTATCGGATCAGCCTCAACCGTTGGCAAGGAGAAGCAAAACTGCAACTCGAAATCCAGGCTCTACGAGAACATCACGCCTGCTTGGATCTCCACCGCGGCCTGGGGGTTTATCGCTGCACGAGCCCCGACGACGCAACCGTAGAGATTGAGAACCCTTCTGGAGAGCGACTGTCTGGGCTAATCAACCGCAACGGTGTATTTGAAACTGAAGACAGCAGAGCAGGACACCCTTACGTTGCTGACCTCATCCGAGACGCTTGCATCGGCCTTGGCCTTCTTCCATGA
- a CDS encoding chloride channel protein: MTSERKTTSSRFSGTAAVFNEIRRLGRHFIGLLVVGVLIGLACLPLNLVDRIQEWLFHFLPTTGQTGWSSIGLLIALAPLVVMPILLILQRGPWRGGAGSGIPSTMNALEDPSLMPAAMEAGSTLHRGILWSVATAAMFPLGREGPVVQFGSAVARATQKRWPNWLPALTERQMVAIGGGAGLAGGFNTPLLGVVFMLEELTAEYSIVTIWPALLVCVAAAGFSNLGGEPIFGLGLINVFAPETEQLLLAIPIGISAGLVGGFFNRGLVWTTARLAPMVRQRPLRTGLCLGGALSLLALLSWGTSTADGEALVRQLLSQGMPELGSEHSDVRSGLMSVWITVVRVIGPMLALAPGVPGGLIDPSLTFGAVLGYTVCAVIGFSTQVGVGLGLAAGLAGATQLPLVSLIFSWRLVGDQQLFAGACLTAVIAAYTGRLVSRTPVYHALAKLQRAPRL, encoded by the coding sequence ATGACCTCTGAACGCAAAACCACCAGCTCACGTTTCAGTGGCACAGCAGCGGTCTTCAACGAGATCCGTCGACTTGGGCGCCATTTCATTGGCTTGCTCGTTGTTGGTGTCTTAATCGGCCTGGCTTGCCTCCCCTTGAATCTCGTTGATCGAATTCAGGAGTGGCTCTTCCATTTCCTGCCAACAACCGGCCAAACCGGCTGGAGCTCGATTGGTCTCCTGATTGCCCTTGCCCCGTTAGTGGTGATGCCAATCCTGTTGATTCTTCAACGGGGACCGTGGCGGGGAGGCGCTGGATCGGGCATTCCTTCAACGATGAACGCTCTGGAGGATCCTTCGTTGATGCCAGCCGCGATGGAAGCAGGCAGCACACTGCACAGAGGAATCCTTTGGTCAGTGGCCACAGCAGCCATGTTTCCTCTGGGCCGGGAAGGGCCGGTGGTGCAATTTGGCTCTGCCGTGGCACGCGCCACTCAGAAACGCTGGCCCAATTGGTTGCCAGCTCTCACCGAACGGCAGATGGTTGCCATTGGTGGAGGTGCGGGCCTAGCCGGTGGTTTCAACACGCCTCTGCTTGGCGTTGTGTTCATGCTTGAAGAGCTCACCGCTGAATATTCCATCGTCACGATTTGGCCAGCTTTGCTGGTGTGCGTCGCTGCTGCTGGGTTTTCAAACCTTGGGGGAGAGCCGATCTTTGGATTGGGTCTGATCAATGTGTTCGCGCCAGAAACAGAGCAGTTGTTGCTGGCCATTCCCATCGGGATCTCCGCTGGTCTTGTGGGTGGATTCTTCAACCGTGGTCTGGTTTGGACCACAGCGCGTTTGGCTCCCATGGTCCGGCAGCGACCCCTGCGCACCGGTCTCTGCCTTGGCGGGGCGCTCAGTTTGCTTGCCCTGTTGAGCTGGGGAACGAGCACGGCGGATGGTGAGGCACTCGTGAGGCAACTGCTCAGTCAAGGAATGCCCGAACTTGGCTCCGAGCACAGTGATGTCCGCTCGGGTCTGATGAGCGTTTGGATCACGGTGGTCAGAGTGATCGGACCGATGCTGGCCCTCGCACCTGGAGTCCCAGGCGGATTGATCGATCCATCCCTGACGTTTGGTGCCGTTCTCGGCTACACGGTCTGTGCTGTGATCGGATTCAGCACCCAAGTTGGCGTTGGCCTTGGGTTAGCAGCCGGACTCGCTGGAGCCACCCAATTGCCACTGGTCTCCCTGATTTTTTCCTGGCGACTGGTGGGCGATCAACAATTATTTGCAGGAGCTTGTCTCACGGCTGTCATCGCCGCTTACACCGGCCGGCTGGTCTCCCGAACACCGGTGTATCACGCACTCGCCAAGCTTCAGAGAGCTCCGCGCCTGTAG
- the rpmF gene encoding 50S ribosomal protein L32: MAVPKKKTSKSKRNQRHAVWKAKAATAAQRAMSIGKSVLSGRAQGFVYPVADADDSED; this comes from the coding sequence ATGGCTGTACCGAAGAAGAAAACCTCTAAGAGCAAGCGCAATCAACGGCATGCTGTTTGGAAGGCAAAAGCAGCCACTGCTGCACAACGTGCCATGTCAATCGGCAAATCAGTGTTGAGTGGTCGCGCACAGGGTTTTGTGTATCCGGTTGCTGATGCTGATGACAGCGAGGACTGA
- the psb30 gene encoding photosystem II reaction center protein Ycf12/Psb30 yields the protein MGFDIHLIANFGALALITLAGPAVIFILFYRRGAL from the coding sequence ATGGGATTTGATATCCACCTGATTGCAAATTTTGGGGCCCTTGCTCTCATCACGCTTGCTGGCCCAGCAGTGATCTTCATTCTCTTCTACAGGCGCGGAGCTCTCTGA
- a CDS encoding YkgJ family cysteine cluster protein → MSRPSLHWSCLSQCGACCRLAPAERPEALEALSDDQQTIYLEMVGEDGWCKHFDQGGRRCRIYEDRPDFCRVSGLADLFAVPAEEVNGFAIDCCRQQIRSVHGGRSLELRKFERLIRSRQDSDD, encoded by the coding sequence ATGAGCCGCCCTTCTCTTCACTGGTCATGCCTGAGTCAATGCGGAGCATGTTGCAGGCTTGCGCCGGCCGAACGACCGGAAGCTCTTGAAGCGTTATCGGACGACCAGCAAACGATTTATTTGGAGATGGTGGGAGAAGACGGATGGTGCAAGCATTTCGACCAGGGAGGCCGGCGCTGCAGGATTTATGAGGACCGACCCGACTTTTGCCGGGTGAGCGGCTTAGCCGATTTATTTGCGGTACCAGCGGAGGAGGTCAATGGCTTTGCCATTGATTGCTGTCGACAGCAAATTCGATCGGTTCATGGCGGAAGAAGCCTGGAACTGCGTAAGTTCGAGCGGTTGATTCGCTCACGTCAGGATTCCGATGACTGA
- a CDS encoding TMEM165/GDT1 family protein — protein sequence MDFALLISTFVTVFLAELGDKTQLATVAISGTSDRPLAVFLGSSSALVLASLIGAVAGGSLSAVIPAEWLQLVASTGFLVIGGRLLLPMLQAGLGSTQTEE from the coding sequence ATGGACTTCGCCCTCCTCATTTCCACTTTTGTGACCGTGTTTCTGGCAGAGCTCGGTGACAAAACCCAACTGGCAACAGTGGCCATCAGCGGCACATCCGATCGACCGTTGGCGGTGTTTCTGGGATCGTCCAGCGCTTTAGTGCTCGCCAGCTTGATTGGTGCTGTTGCTGGAGGGTCCTTGTCGGCTGTGATTCCCGCCGAGTGGCTGCAACTGGTGGCCTCCACAGGATTCCTGGTGATCGGAGGCCGCTTGCTCCTGCCCATGCTCCAAGCCGGGCTGGGATCCACCCAGACGGAGGAATAA
- a CDS encoding TMEM165/GDT1 family protein: protein MTEAGSDSKLGFNAVLLSTFTTVFLAELGDKTQLATLLLSAQSGEPWLVFIGAALALICSSLVGVLVGRWLSTILPPERLEQMAGLLMVGLGLWLGSQALKSLIETQSL, encoded by the coding sequence ATGACTGAAGCAGGTAGCGACAGCAAGCTTGGTTTTAATGCCGTTCTGCTGAGCACCTTTACCACCGTCTTCCTCGCTGAATTGGGTGACAAAACCCAATTGGCAACCCTTCTTCTGTCAGCCCAATCCGGCGAGCCATGGTTGGTGTTTATCGGGGCCGCGCTGGCCTTGATCTGTTCAAGCCTGGTGGGGGTCTTGGTGGGACGTTGGCTCTCCACCATCCTTCCCCCAGAACGCCTGGAACAAATGGCAGGTTTGTTGATGGTGGGACTGGGCTTGTGGCTGGGAAGTCAGGCCTTGAAGTCATTGATAGAGACCCAATCACTCTGA
- a CDS encoding HAD-IA family hydrolase, which translates to MTVMPVLKTVFWDVDGTLADTEMDGHRPAFNRAFAEQGLDWTWDPETYRALLSIPGGSLRMKTYAQQQGEVLTDAQFAQLRVSKQRHYLDAVRSGAVSLRPGVARLLRELQARAIDQWIVTSSGGPSVSALLDTLFPGGDHPFAGVISADDVSRHKPSPDPYLKALERSKTEPNAALALEDSTPGLLSARTAGLRCLLMPSPWDQELHRYQDQAEAVLDHLGSAQCPCTVSSGPPCVDGLVTLEYLQMLLVLPD; encoded by the coding sequence ATGACCGTCATGCCTGTCTTGAAGACCGTGTTCTGGGATGTGGATGGCACCCTTGCGGACACGGAAATGGATGGGCATCGACCTGCCTTCAATCGAGCTTTTGCAGAACAGGGTTTGGATTGGACCTGGGATCCAGAGACCTACAGAGCCTTGCTGAGCATTCCTGGTGGAAGCCTTCGGATGAAAACGTATGCCCAGCAGCAGGGAGAGGTCTTGACTGACGCGCAGTTTGCTCAGCTGCGCGTTTCAAAACAGCGTCACTATCTCGATGCAGTGCGTTCCGGCGCGGTGTCTCTTCGCCCAGGGGTCGCAAGACTGCTTCGTGAGCTTCAGGCTCGGGCGATTGATCAATGGATCGTGACCAGCAGTGGCGGTCCGTCCGTATCGGCATTGTTGGACACCCTGTTTCCCGGCGGCGACCATCCCTTCGCTGGGGTGATTAGTGCCGATGATGTATCGAGGCATAAACCCAGTCCTGATCCTTATTTAAAAGCGCTGGAACGCAGCAAAACCGAGCCGAATGCGGCTTTGGCACTGGAGGATTCAACCCCGGGTCTTCTTTCGGCCAGAACGGCTGGACTGCGTTGTCTGCTCATGCCTTCTCCCTGGGATCAGGAGCTCCATCGGTATCAAGATCAGGCCGAGGCGGTGCTGGATCATCTAGGGAGTGCCCAGTGTCCATGCACTGTTTCGAGCGGCCCCCCTTGTGTGGATGGCCTTGTCACGCTGGAGTACCTGCAGATGCTTCTCGTCTTACCGGATTGA